The sequence ttttgaagcatgtatttttatacttaggcatacgtgcccactgagtacttttgtactcagccctgcatatatttctaaatgtgcaggttgagtagctgccgatggtgatgaagtgacgagcgggattctttatcttattatgtattaatgaactctagggttacatgtcttcatacatgtaatcagaatcatattccgctgcgtactcagaagttttatgtttatttggctaagtcagagatatctgaacttactagttatttgagtctatacgactaaacttctgttatattataaatatcccttttgttaaatgatgaaatgcgatccttccttgtttgattatcccctttctaccccgcttctaatctccctccattagtcacgatttccccggcttaattatccttaattagggccggtcgtgacataaATAATGCTTCATCCCTTCACAATCCTTCACACCTCAAACaactctctctcgatctctcgcAATTCTTCACTCCACaaacacctctctctctctctctctctctctcactctcactctcactcgactctctctctctctctctctctctctccctgcTATATATTGTGATGGCGATGCTGTGGATAATTGTGTGCGTTACGATTTTGGTGATCGCCGAGGGTGAGCAGCTAGCTATAAGCAAAAGAGAAGATTTCACCGGCATTCTTAGCGAAAACAAAGCCATAAATCCGggtaatttattaattaatcaaaaaaaATACATGGCTTCCATGAACAACTGGCTaggcttctctctctctcctcaagATCATCAACACCCACAAATAGGCAACTTCACCTCTGATGAAATCTCAACCGCACAAATCTCTGGGGAATCTTGCTTCCATCTCCCCTCAGATTCTCCCATCCCCTCTCTGAATCTCCCTGCCCCACCTTTTGGCATCATGGAAGCTTTCAACAGAAATAACAATCACTCTCAAggtaattatattaatattcttattattggaagtattttcaaattattattattatgataagGTTTTCTTGAATTTAATTAACTCTTTGTTTCTTTCCTTGTCTTCTCTTATTTGGGTTTGAATTACTTTGAAATGCTACTGCAGTTTACTTGGGTAAGTCTTTGCCTTTTGTACTAATTCTCTAATAATTTTGCAGTAAAAAGGAAAAGATATAGATATATTGATTcatgttattttaattattgcagGGGTTATGATAAGGAAGATAACGGCTGCTCGAGCTTATGATTTAGCAGCAATGAAGTATTGGGGAACTACCACAACAACAAATTTTCCGGTGAGTACGTAATTTTATTACTCCATATAGGTAtactatatttaattaattcggtatttatattagaattttcacaattttttttgtgttttttcgtTGTCATGATTTAGATGAGTAACTATGAGAAAGAGATTGAGGAAATGAAGCATATGACAAGgcaggaatatgtagcatctttgAGAAGGTGCAGAAGCCTACGACATCGCCGCGATCAAATTCCGAGGCCTAAACGCCGTCATCAACTTCGAAATAAACCGTTACGACGTGAAGAGCATACTCGAGAGCGCAACCCTAGTCTAGTTGATAGATGGAAATTTCCAGTGccttctttttctattttgggttaggctgagaaattatttaataactttaaaaaaaaaaggaaaaaggttTTGTTGGGAGAGTTCGATGGACTTTTGTGGTAtttagagaaaataataaacaaattaagTAAACTGCATACTAATTACTAGTATTGAGAAGCTTTATTAATTGCTCAAATAGTTAAAGTACATCATTTTGCTTTTACATGTTGCATGtgaccaataaatttaattattgttcaaagtatattaaataaattaaattattttttaataaaaaatatacttaactatttatttgccaactaaaagttaattgacaaattaaattgatggtgCAAATATATGAAGGATCAGATActacacaagtatttatatagtTTTTAGTCAAGATGaagtttgattaaaaatcaatgtgggataagagatATGACTTGtaagaaaataagaataaaGGAGAATAGAGAGAAGAGGACGAGACTGAATTAACTCCTCAAAATTTCGATGCTACAAATATTTCGTAaacatatattatattatatcagTTCATATTCAATGTTTAGCAAATTTCTAAGAATACATACCACATAAATTCGACCTCacacaatttttataaaatactcaCATATATCACAAATGAATTCCgcattattaaattattgatcgatatattattatttcaagcTGCCTATTCATAAATAACCATTTAATACTTATTTTTAACACGTCCGGTAAAAAATTAAGATTCTGACATTCACAAATTATTTCTTCTATAAGGGTCCAAATTTGTACATAAATAAACGTCACAGTTTCATTATTTTCGACTATCCTtaataatattacataaaaaataGACTACAATGGCCAGACAACAAAATTCATTTCCATAGACATCGTTcccatatataaaaataaaaagtgccTAATTAAATTCATTGGGCCCCAATCGTgtaaaatgagtgaaaaggacTATCAAAGCCTGACTAATTCACGTGAATTATTGCTCCGATCCTATTTTCCTCAAGAGCATGAACGACATTATTTGAATTCCTACGTGGGGCCCCATCGTCTAGAATGAAAAACAAAGACTACTCTTTCACGAGAACTaccactattttttttttcaaaagcgCAAGTGATGAAAAGTCTCTAAATGGGACCCCATTTTATATATGAGTTGTTCTGCTGTGAAACCGGTTTCACGGTGACTTTCTAATGATACTATTTGTAGGGTATCTTTGCCTAGCCAGGGTTATACCGCTTGATTCCCGAACCTTCTGTCTTCCCCacttcgtgctcaagcacttgatCTTCTTCTTTGGTCTTCTTTTCCACAGATCTTCTACTTCTTCTGTCTCTTCTTCAGATCTGCACAAAGGAAagataaagcaagtaaaagagatacaagaaaaagaaatgggaaaagaaaagaaagaaagagttcggagaatgggaaaaggtgtcctcgggacactttgGGGCTCAGATTTTTCCCTTGTACTCagcaacccttccggcagctgAATGATCAAGACCACGGAATGGACAAAGGAGCAGCTTCTTAGATCTCAGCAGagccaccaacagcaggagccaagTACAGAACTCCGGCGGCTCAGATCTACTTAGGTAACTACCAAACAGGGCTCCGGTGAACAGGAAGGCCCGGTGATACCACCACCCACACAGGGAATCCCGTACTATCAAAGAAGTAACCACAGATttgaaaggaatagcagagcctctCACACTTTGATACTACGGTTATCCCTATATGGGAGAGCATCAGGGAATTTAAGGAGAGCAGCAGCAACGGGAGGGAGGAACGCCATTGAAGGCGATGGACACTACGCCAGattcgctcatagataacggattttatccgttatctatgtgcgaaAACATCCGTAATATATAATGGTGTAATGTATGTGgatttcatacataacggagatttaagcgttatctattctattatacataacggattatatccgttatctatagtattatatccgttatctattctattatacataacgattgtttatatataagtaacgtattatatccgttatctatagtattatacataacgtttcaaaccgtcatgaaagtttaatattcactgttatgtacacaccacataacggttttttgatattaataacgtttggtaatccgttatgtataacgttTTTGACCGTAATTAGATTTCTATTTCtccgttatctattaatttatacataacagtataaatgataaaaccaacaataataatattatatatcatccaaaatatttaattttatattattatcataaaaagaattcatacaagatttgaatatagtcaaaattcaacaactgctctatctatactattatgccttacaaaaatactaaacatattaaatatgcaactagctagccatatggtacaacttttcttgtgaattcacaagcctctTCAGCTCAACGTACGACACATTTAATCCACCACAAACCTGCCACAAAATCATACAAAGAGCCAACCAACAATCACAATATAGAGCATCATGATAAACACTTAAAAAGCATATCAAAGTGATTGGTAAAATGGACAAAACCTATCAAGTTACTAAGCACTAAAAACTTCTCCATTTCACATTTTTTAGGAAAATATTACTAAGCACTAAAAGTACCCAAAATTGATGCAAGAACAAGCATATGATTTTTGGTCCAAGGTAAAACAAAATACCAACATAATAGTGACCTTACATACCTCAAGATGCACTCGGAAATAATGCAAGTCTCCTCCAATTAT comes from Salvia miltiorrhiza cultivar Shanhuang (shh) chromosome 3, IMPLAD_Smil_shh, whole genome shotgun sequence and encodes:
- the LOC131017371 gene encoding AP2-like ethylene-responsive transcription factor BBM isoform X1, whose amino-acid sequence is MAMLWIIVCVTILVIAEGEQLAISKREDFTGILSENKAINPGNLLINQKKYMASMNNWLGFSLSPQDHQHPQIGNFTSDEISTAQISGESCFHLPSDSPIPSLNLPAPPFGIMEAFNRNNNHSQGVMIRKITAARAYDLAAMKYWGTTTTTNFPMSNYEKEIEEMKHMTRQEYVASLRRCRSLRHRRDQIPRPKRRHQLRNKPLRREEHTRERNPSLVDRWKFPVPSFSILG
- the LOC131017371 gene encoding AP2-like ethylene-responsive transcription factor BBM isoform X2, translating into MAMLWIIVCVTILVIAEGEQLAISKREDFTGILSENKAINPGNLLINQKKYMASMNNWLGFSLSPQDHQHPQIGNFTSDEISTAQISGESCFHLPSDSPIPSLNLPAPPFGIMEAFNRNNNHSQGVMIRKITAARAYDLAAMKYWGTTTTTNFPVNE